One Leptolyngbya sp. SIO1E4 genomic window, TGCCCACCGCAGATCTGGCCCAGTTGCCCCCGCTCAACATTGATCTAGCGGTGACGGTTGCTGAGTTAGGCAAAGACTTATTCAAAGCGCTGAAGCTGCTAGAGCCCTATGGGATGGGGAACCCGGTGCCGCGTTTGCTGCTTCGACAGGTTCAGATCGAAAATCTGTGGGAAGACGCCCTTAAAGATAAGCGCGGTGGCAAGCAGCGTTACTACAAACTGTCATTTGATATTAGAGATCCTGCGACCCAGGCAACGTTCCCGGGGCATTGGTGGGGGCATCGCCGGGGTGACCTCCCAGAAGGGCGATACGACAGCGTCGTTGAACTGGATGTCAACACCGTCAAAAAACGGTATGAAGCTCGCCTCATCGATATTCGCTCGGCTGAAATTACTGGTGAGCCCTTGGCGATCTCCCAAGCCAGGGAATGGATTGTGGATCAGCGGGATACGCCAACCCCCACCGCACCCCCGCCCGTCATGGCCACCTGCCCCACAGACTGGTCAGACTTTTCAGCGTATCGCCCGGCAGATTCCCCCCTGACGTTGGCTTACCCACCCCCTGACCCCATTGCCCCAGAAAAAGTTTGGCAACAATGGGTCGGCATGGCCAAATACCTGGCCCGGACTGGAGAAACCAGAGCGTTGTTAGATTTGCGTGACAAACTGGGTATCTGCGATCGCACCCTCCAGGTTGGCCTTCAGTGTTTAGGGGCATTGGGGTTCCAACTGCAAACGGAGGATGGCCAACTCAGCGTTGCTCAAAAATCGGAGGGCATTTCCCCAGAAAGGTATGAGCCCATCGCTCAACTGTTTTTGGAAGCCGTCCGAGAAGAGCAGTTTCGCCAACGGTATTTTTATGAAGTCTCTCCTGAGACAATGCAGCAGGTATTAGGGGCCGGATAATACCTGCAGAAACTCGCGCAGGATTAAAGCAGGTGGTAGCGATCCAGCCATTCCCGCACGTCAGATTCAGAATGAGCCGTGAAGCGGGTTTGGGTTCTGGGGTCATAGATATACCACAGGGCTTTACCATCGACGTTATAGTACTTTGAGATGCGGGGTTCATTGAGGTCGCGGGTCAGCTGATAAACGATGCCTGCTCCCATGCGCTGCAGGAACTGAAGCAAGCGGCGGTGGAAGGGAAAGGACGGCGACCGACGATAAAGCGTTTCTAATTGCTGGCGGGTGTCAGAATTGCTGGGGCAAACCATGGGATTCTCCTACTGGGGTAATCGCTGCGGCAGCGTTGAATACGCATGGCCCTACCCTAATGGGAGCGGTTCTCAAGGTTCAAAGCATCCCATCCATCGCAGCCATTGAGAAAATCGATTAAACCCTGGGCTGCCCCCTTGCCCCCTCAATCCAGGGGTGATCATGACAATAACTAAACTCTCTCCAGCGGAGACCGAGGTTTGAGTAGGTGTGTTTTACACTCGAAGTATCGGGTATCAGAGGAAAGTTATATGAAATCTATGACAACTCCCTCTATTGCGACAGGAGTCTTGGGTTTAACCGCTACAGCATTGATAAGCGCGATCGCACCGGCATATGCTCAGGTCTGCGAGCCGCTGGAGGTAGTTGGGGGTGAGGGAACGGAAGTGACCAAAACGGTTTCTCCCCCGGGTGCACTTTTCATTGACGACAACTGGAACACTGACTTTGCAGTGACCACATCCTACGCATATTTCTTGGTGAATTTCCTGCCCGAAAGCGGTGAAAGCTACGATATTGACGTTCACTTGAAATACCCTGACGACTCCATTGATTCGGCCTATAGCGTCAGCAATGGCATTTTCCCTGAAGGAGACTCTGAGACCATTCGCGTAGAGTCGCGCCGTAACAGCAACCCTTACCAGGTCAATCTGCGCGTAGGGGGGCTAAATGCAGAAGGCAACACCTACACCGCCTCTATCAATGGCTGTCGTTAGACGCCTATAGCGTTGGCCATTTTATTAGGACACCGAAATCACCTAAACCGACTCTGGGTCAATGCCGAGTTCCCGTAGGCGAGTGGCTAAGCGATCCGCTCGCTGCCGTTCTGCTGTCGCCTGTTGTTGAGCTGCCGCTGCCTGTTGTTGAGCTGCCGCTGCCTGCTGCCGCGCCTGGTCGCGCTGTTGGGCAAGTTCTACGGGTGTCAGAAACGGCTCACCCTGGGGCGTATAGATGATCAGGGTGTCAGCGGTGATCTCAAATCGTATACCGAGACAAGGGCTCACCCAGTTCTGCATTTCAGGAATTTCTGACAGAGAGCCCTCCATGCGCTGGGAGCCAACTAGCTCATTGCGGTCAGGGTCATACTGGTAATATTCCTCAACGCCATGCTGTTGGTAAAACAACAGCTTGCGGGTCATTTCGATGCCGGTGTTGCTAGGAGAGAGGATTTCGAACACGACCTGTGGAGCGATGCCGTCTTCTTTCCACTGTTGATACGAGCGACGATCCCCTTTAGGTCGCCCAAAAACCACCATGGCATCGGGTGCTTGGCAAAGGCGATTATTGCCCTCTTCGGGGTACCAGAGCAAATCTCCAGCAACAAAGACATTGGGCTGGTCAGCAAACAGGATTTCCAGGTTTTCTTTGAGGGTGACAATCCACCTAAACTGTTGGGTATTGTCCGCCATGGGTTGGCCATCACTTTCAGGATAGATGACGGTTTCTGGAGATAGCGCCTGGGGCTGTGTAACCATGGCCCAATCCTGCTTGCTGAATGCCCCTAAGGTAGCATAGGGGCTAAACTCGGAACTTCATCTTCAAACTGCTTCAACTGCTTTGTAGACGGCTAAGTAAATAGCTAAGTGGACAGCTAAATTACCTTGCGCTCCATCAAAGAGGTGGTGGAATATAGCAGCAACGCCACCCAGATGAAGCTGAACGTAATGA contains:
- a CDS encoding Uma2 family endonuclease, encoding MVTQPQALSPETVIYPESDGQPMADNTQQFRWIVTLKENLEILFADQPNVFVAGDLLWYPEEGNNRLCQAPDAMVVFGRPKGDRRSYQQWKEDGIAPQVVFEILSPSNTGIEMTRKLLFYQQHGVEEYYQYDPDRNELVGSQRMEGSLSEIPEMQNWVSPCLGIRFEITADTLIIYTPQGEPFLTPVELAQQRDQARQQAAAAQQQAAAAQQQATAERQRADRLATRLRELGIDPESV